Proteins from one Rhodoflexus caldus genomic window:
- a CDS encoding murein L,D-transpeptidase catalytic domain family protein has protein sequence MVRKYLALLAACVFFSLSTTSTANATPRILSSWRHVIVPMEQAVQFMYDKLGLARQGMHPDAFRKALVGYLQFKQLNKLSGKTLLTVIDFSLPSHQPRLWVIDLAAQRVLFHSLVAHGVNSGLHYAEKFSNKEGSYQSSLGFYITGETYQGKHGLSLYLDGQEGEFNSNARKRAVVMHAADYVSEAHIAKMGRIGRSQGCPAIPEHLAEDIISTIKGGTCLYIYHPSPEYHRASKWGNRSNWDEQLLAFLPFPI, from the coding sequence GCCTTAGCACTACTTCCACCGCAAATGCTACCCCACGCATTCTTTCATCATGGCGGCATGTAATTGTGCCAATGGAACAGGCTGTGCAGTTTATGTATGATAAACTTGGCCTTGCCCGTCAGGGAATGCATCCGGATGCATTCAGAAAAGCACTGGTTGGGTACTTGCAGTTCAAGCAACTCAACAAATTATCGGGGAAAACCTTATTGACCGTAATAGACTTTTCGCTGCCTTCTCATCAGCCGCGCCTTTGGGTGATTGATTTGGCCGCCCAGCGAGTGCTGTTCCATTCATTAGTGGCACACGGAGTAAACAGCGGCCTGCACTATGCCGAAAAGTTTTCCAACAAAGAAGGCTCTTATCAAAGCAGTTTGGGCTTCTATATTACAGGTGAAACCTATCAGGGAAAACACGGCCTTTCTCTTTACTTAGACGGGCAGGAGGGCGAATTTAACAGCAATGCCCGCAAACGCGCGGTAGTTATGCACGCAGCCGACTACGTAAGCGAAGCACACATCGCCAAAATGGGGCGTATCGGGCGCAGCCAAGGTTGCCCCGCCATTCCGGAGCATTTGGCAGAAGATATTATTTCAACCATCAAAGGCGGCACGTGCTTATATATCTATCATCCCTCACCCGAATATCACCGCGCCTCCAAATGGGGCAACAGGAGCAATTGGGATGAGCAACTGCTGGCATTTCTGCCTTTTCCGATATGA
- a CDS encoding GAF domain-containing protein: MNKSFFSVQLKIAAGLLLIAFIFLVNAIATYTFSQQILNSITKDYITKDRAMLQLTELRTLVIKSQLYTGDWIYREKDIGSKLTLRKIHSDDFTSLQIELKQISDNLEKSGQIDKSQLLEGIMRRVDTLFTNQKVVMQTLNADTDYEDPIKRFESETLFNSKIVPLANDLTQRLDRLIVQEKVARNEVRSNFMGYLQSEKSLELVAAIFVVVVAISIWQYSSRQIIKPIREIKSALSTLSIGEIPPPVTTISNDEIGEIGKAINQLIGGLSKLSEFATHIGNGDYDISYRKLGDNDVLGNSLLTMRDNLKQLAIEDARRNWANEGAAKFADLLRANNHSIPNLTKVVLSELIKYVEANQGCFFVIDQQSQEPQMELMATFAWNRQRVRNKTVRWGEGLIGQAWAEKDTLFITEIPQNYIEIGSGLGDANPKNIVAVPLIFNDEVYGVIELASFSVLPTYRVEFLKRVAENIASTLAATFVAERTQRLLQESQSISEQLRVQEEEMRQNLEELLSTQEQSARNMEMAKSSSESLEQIIESLPDAIVQVDADWYILKMNNNLCHMTGYSREALLGTNIVRFAKQLNPATLKSGETYIQEITRKDRSVFMAEMTVHQLNADEFVIYLRDIDEQVKKDKERAQLMKELEQLRQGQR; encoded by the coding sequence ATGAATAAATCATTCTTCAGCGTCCAACTGAAAATTGCTGCGGGACTTTTACTGATTGCATTCATCTTCTTGGTGAATGCAATCGCTACCTATACTTTTTCGCAGCAGATACTTAACAGCATCACTAAGGATTACATTACGAAAGACCGCGCCATGCTGCAACTGACAGAGTTGCGCACGTTGGTTATCAAGTCGCAACTATATACCGGCGACTGGATTTATCGCGAAAAAGACATTGGGAGCAAACTTACTTTGCGCAAAATACATAGCGATGATTTCACAAGCCTGCAAATAGAACTCAAACAAATAAGCGATAATCTGGAAAAAAGCGGCCAGATTGACAAATCGCAATTGCTGGAGGGTATTATGCGAAGGGTGGATACACTTTTTACTAATCAAAAAGTAGTGATGCAAACACTCAATGCAGATACCGACTACGAAGACCCCATCAAACGATTTGAATCGGAAACCCTGTTTAACTCTAAAATCGTACCGCTGGCCAACGACCTCACACAACGGTTAGACCGACTAATCGTACAGGAAAAAGTAGCCCGCAACGAAGTGCGCAGCAATTTTATGGGATATCTGCAATCCGAGAAGTCGCTTGAATTGGTTGCAGCCATATTCGTAGTTGTTGTTGCAATTTCTATTTGGCAGTACTCCTCCCGTCAGATTATAAAACCCATCCGCGAGATAAAAAGCGCATTGAGCACCCTGAGTATTGGCGAAATTCCCCCGCCTGTTACCACTATTTCCAACGATGAAATAGGAGAAATAGGGAAAGCCATCAACCAACTGATTGGCGGGCTTTCTAAGTTGAGCGAGTTTGCCACACATATCGGCAACGGCGATTACGATATCAGCTACCGTAAATTGGGCGATAATGATGTCTTGGGCAACAGCCTGCTCACCATGCGCGACAACCTCAAACAACTGGCCATTGAAGATGCGCGCCGCAACTGGGCAAACGAAGGTGCTGCCAAATTTGCTGATTTGCTGCGGGCTAACAACCACTCTATACCTAACCTGACCAAGGTTGTACTGTCCGAACTCATTAAATATGTAGAAGCCAATCAAGGTTGCTTCTTTGTGATAGACCAGCAAAGTCAGGAGCCGCAAATGGAACTGATGGCAACCTTTGCATGGAATCGCCAAAGAGTGCGCAACAAAACCGTGCGATGGGGAGAAGGACTGATTGGCCAAGCTTGGGCTGAAAAAGACACCCTATTCATTACCGAAATCCCTCAAAACTACATCGAGATAGGTTCCGGCCTTGGCGATGCCAACCCGAAAAACATCGTAGCCGTTCCCCTGATTTTCAACGACGAGGTGTACGGCGTTATCGAGTTAGCCTCATTTTCTGTTTTACCGACCTATCGTGTGGAATTTTTGAAGCGCGTTGCCGAGAATATTGCCTCCACATTGGCCGCCACTTTCGTAGCCGAGCGCACCCAGCGGTTGCTGCAAGAGTCGCAAAGCATCTCCGAGCAACTGCGCGTACAGGAAGAAGAAATGCGCCAGAATTTGGAAGAGTTGCTCTCCACTCAGGAACAATCGGCACGCAATATGGAAATGGCCAAATCTTCTTCCGAATCGCTCGAGCAAATCATTGAAAGCCTGCCCGATGCCATTGTGCAAGTAGATGCCGATTGGTACATCCTGAAAATGAACAACAACCTCTGCCACATGACCGGCTACTCGCGCGAGGCGCTGTTAGGCACTAACATCGTCCGCTTTGCCAAGCAGTTGAATCCTGCAACGCTCAAATCGGGCGAAACATACATACAGGAAATCACGCGCAAAGACCGCTCAGTGTTTATGGCCGAAATGACCGTTCATCAGCTCAATGCCGACGAGTTTGTCATTTACCTCCGCGATATTGACGAACAGGTAAAAAAGGACAAAGAAAGAGCCCAATTGATGAAAGAATTGGAGCAATTGAGGCAGGGACAGCGCTAA